The following coding sequences are from one Carassius gibelio isolate Cgi1373 ecotype wild population from Czech Republic chromosome B7, carGib1.2-hapl.c, whole genome shotgun sequence window:
- the nat8l gene encoding N-acetylaspartate synthetase: MHCSSPKMVCETKIVSDEHEAIAGTKKDSIIVSSAQMWTSSSPSPSALESKVEKRDQVFIREFERSDHKEVRRIFSEGIMERIPNSAFRGLKQQTRTQFIYAFLTVMCYFMTKSFTLTFCTPFILMGTRYYYSRKVILNYLDCALHTDMADIEAYYMKPTGSCFWVAVLQGQVVGIVAAQGREDDNTVELRRMSVDSHFRGKGIAKALGRRVLEFAMLNNYSAVVLGTTAVKMAAHKLYESLGFRRVGDTEDHTLPGMTRSALERLFFQIRYSRYRLQLHEE, translated from the exons ATGCATTGTTCGTCTCCCAAAATGGTTTGCGAGACTAAAATCGTTTCAGACGAACATGAGGCCATAGCTGGGACCAAAAAAGATTCAATTATAGTTTCCTCCGCGCAAATGTGGACGTCTTCTTCGCCTTCTCCCAGTGCGCTCGAGAGTAAGGTGGAAAAACGGGACCAGGTTTTTATTCGCGAGTTTGAACGTTCAGACCATAAGGAGGTGCGCCGGATCTTCAGCGAGGGGATCATGGAGCGGATACCCAACTCGGCATTTCGGGGGCTAAAACAGCAAACTAGAACCCAATTTATCTATGCTTTTCTCACAG TAATGTGCTATTTTATGACCAAATCCTTCACACTGACCTTCTGCACACCGTTTATTCTAATGGGCACACGTTATTACTACAGCAGAAAAGTCATTCTCAACTACCTGGACTGTGCTCTGCACACTGATATGGCTGACATTGAGGCATATTATATGAAACCCACAG GCTCTTGTTTCTGGGTGGCAGTTCTGCAAGGCCAGGTTGTAGGCATCGTGGCAGCGCAAGGCCGAGAAGACGACAACACCGTGGAACTCCGTCGCATGTCAGTGGATTCTCACTTCCGTGGAAAAGGCATCGCCAAGGCTCTGGGTCGACGTGTTCTAGAATTTGCCATGTTAAACAACTACTCGGCCGTGGTTCTGGGAACAACTGCAGTCAAGATGGCCGCGCACAAGCTGTACGAGTCTTTGGGTTTCCGGCGAGTGGGAGACACTGAGGACCACACGCTGCCTGGGATGACCCGTTCAGCGCTGGAGAGGCTCTTCTTCCAGATTCGCTACAGCCGGTACCGATTGCAGCTTCATGAAGAGTGA